In Plasmodium chabaudi chabaudi strain AS genome assembly, chromosome: 10, a single genomic region encodes these proteins:
- a CDS encoding tRNA N6-adenosine threonylcarbamoyltransferase, putative, with protein MKLRVSTCIVFFLLFFIPCLFNSYKIDSIKVKNLYFSDTLKGTVNKINKQFKNNNDDYDVCKYNKIPKILIDRDKIKNNDKDSGYIVGIENTCDDTCVCIIDSKLRIIKHFIISHYKVVHKYGGVYPFFISSINSVFLNHYVNKILEGIDASKIKCFGFSVCPGISQNMDTARNYIGNFKKRHKHITASSVNHVYAHVLSPLFFSFYNDENTFTNNYEYKNESTKNDDPTDHINMNLFDTIKKDKIQMDKINSVLKVLNNNDVTKTKLKTITTEDFLNYGSYILKKKKIDDNNTKLDETKNDVNQVEGNNNMGKIPFSYIKNGYICVLVSGGSTQVYRVQKDKQNDINVCKISQTVDISIGDIIDKVARLLNLPVGLGGGPFLEQESEKYIKTLNGQKINEDVSFDLFEPFPVPFAPNNKINFSFSGILNHLSKIIKELKKDKNFENEKSKYAYYCQKYIFKHLLDQLNKIMYFSELHFNIKNIFIVGGVGCNKFLFESLKNLALNRNNIENQLKEYTKLKKRLKKKIKKIENSNFLTKKNPTPNDINDEIELRSSFAWNFYLKNLLKKKTANDILLALKAFDFDSFTKLKEKGSFLLQDQFLTSSVTKPWNVYRTPINLSRDNAAMICFNTLLNMHNKTNIHEDISEIKIKSTIKTQLQNNFLLLSDIIVFDVFLDYFDHNLA; from the exons ATGAAATTAAGAGTATCAACAtgtattgttttttttttgttgttttttattccaTGTTTATTCAATTCATACAAAATAGATAGTATAAAAGTTaagaatttatattttagtGACACTTTAAAAGGAAcagtaaataaaattaataaacaatttaaaaataacaatgatGATTATGATGTTTGTAAATACAACAAAATTcccaaaatattaatagatagagataaaattaaaaataatgataaagatTCAGGATATATTGTTGGGATAGAAAATACTTGTGATGATACATGTGTCTGTATAATCGATTCCAAACTTCGAATAATCAAACACTTTATTATATCCCATTATAAAGTAGTTCACAAATATGGGGGTGTATAccccttttttattagctCCATTAATAGTGTATTTTTAAACCATTATGTGAACAAAATACTCGAAGGAATCG ATGcatcaaaaattaaatgctTCGGATTCAGTGTCTGTCCTGGTATATCTCAGAACATGGATACAGCTAGAAATTATATAGgaaatttcaaaaaaagacATAAGCATATAACAGCTAGCTCAGTAAATCATGTATATGCCCATGTTTTATCGCCATTATTTTTCAGCTTTTATAATGACGAAAATACATTTACAAATAACTATgagtataaaaatgaaagcaCAAAGAATGATGACCCTACAGAtcatattaatatgaatCTATTTGAtactataaaaaaggataaAATCCAAAtggataaaataaattcggttttaaaagttttaaataataacgatgtaacaaaaacaaaattaaaaacgaTAACTACAGaagattttttaaattatggttcatatattttaaaaaaaaaaaaaattgatgataataatactaaattagatgaaacaaaaaatgatgtaAATCAAGTAGaaggaaataataatatgggAAAAATACCATTcagttatataaaaaatggatatatttGTGTTTTAGTTTCTGGTGGAAGTACACAAGTTTATAGAGTCCAAAAggataaacaaaatgacATTAATGTGTGTAAAATATCGCAAACAGTTGATATATCTATTGGTGATATAATTGATAAAGTTGCCAGGCTTCTTAATCTCCCTGTTGGTTTAGGAGGAGGACCATTTCTTGAACAAGAATccgaaaaatatattaaaacattGAATGgtcaaaaaattaatgaagATGTATCATTCGATCTTTTTGAGCCATTTCCCGTCCCATTTGCTcccaataataaaattaatttttc atttTCAGGAATTTTAAACCACCttagtaaaataataaaagagcTAAAAAAAGACAAGAATTTCGAAAAcgaaaaaagtaaatatgcatattattgccaaaaatatatattcaagcATTTGCTAGATCAgcttaataaaattatgtatttttcaGAACtgcattttaatataaaaaacatattcatAGTAGGAGGTGTTGgatgtaataaatttttgtttgagagtttaaaaaatttggcATTAAATAGAAATAACATAGAAAATcaattaaaagaatatactaaattaaaaaaacgattaaaaaaaaaaataaaaaaaattgaaaatagtaattttttaacaaaaaaaaatccaacaccaaatgatataaatgatgaaattGAATTACGTTCGTCTTTTGCTtggaatttttatttaaaaaatcttttaaaaaaaaaaacagcaaatgatattttattagcCCTAAAAGCCTTTGATTTTGATTCCTTTACAAAACTCAAAGAGAAGGGttcctttttattacaGGATCAGTTTCTCACGTCTTCAGTAACAA AACCATGGAATGTCTATAGAACCCCCATAAATCTTAGTCGGGATAATGCGGCAATGATTTGCTTTAACACACTCTTAAATATGCACAACAAAAC aaaCATCCACGAAGATATTTCTGAGATTAAAATTAAGTCGACTATAAAAACGCAGCTTCAAAACAATTTCCTTCTTTTATCCgatataattgtttttgATGTATTTTTAGATTATTTTGATCATAACTTGGCATAA